One genomic window of Desulfurococcus mucosus DSM 2162 includes the following:
- a CDS encoding MFS transporter yields MSYMGVLMESVANGFRELRNVLSGNVLVMAISWFLYGLSGALVQPFFSLYAKSLGAGDLEIAVVKSIGMVVLGVFTVVGGLLTDRVGRVKMILAGTLLVSLTQFAYALVGSWSQLAVVWVIDEAAHFYQPALTAIIMDSIPSRKELKGFIALNVFPSIPWLFMPVIGGRLYDIYGVQGIRYGFLVSGVLSLMVLLLRARALKETLTVANRGGFNLVKDLTELFRFKMMKHVILIYLFTGFIAPLASSVWNTYGSIYSVRILGVSNTEWGIVSTVGTASSIIASLILASVISENYVAVMVTTSVLSAASYLFFASPTLMGVSPMTALVAGSVSGAIGGALMGPVISAMLTRILPVELRGRAAGIQRFIENMGWALASYIGGLLYVWLGAVGSLLASSVLSVAAFIYLYLVFRSLRTLLN; encoded by the coding sequence ATGAGCTACATGGGGGTGCTTATGGAGAGCGTCGCAAACGGCTTCAGGGAGTTGAGGAATGTATTAAGCGGGAACGTGCTAGTCATGGCTATATCATGGTTCCTCTATGGTTTAAGCGGTGCCCTTGTACAGCCCTTCTTCTCACTCTACGCTAAGAGCCTTGGGGCAGGAGACCTGGAGATCGCCGTGGTAAAATCCATTGGCATGGTTGTCCTAGGGGTTTTCACAGTCGTAGGGGGGCTTCTAACGGATCGTGTAGGGAGAGTTAAGATGATTCTTGCTGGAACACTACTAGTTTCACTGACGCAGTTCGCCTATGCACTAGTGGGGTCCTGGAGCCAGCTCGCCGTCGTATGGGTGATAGATGAAGCCGCACACTTCTACCAGCCCGCGCTGACGGCAATAATCATGGATTCCATTCCATCGAGGAAGGAGCTCAAGGGTTTCATAGCGTTAAACGTGTTTCCAAGTATACCATGGCTATTCATGCCTGTAATCGGGGGGAGACTATACGATATCTATGGTGTGCAAGGCATCAGGTACGGGTTCCTGGTCTCCGGTGTACTGAGCTTGATGGTGCTTCTTCTAAGGGCACGGGCCCTGAAGGAGACCCTCACCGTGGCTAACAGGGGAGGCTTCAACCTGGTGAAGGATCTCACCGAGTTATTCAGGTTTAAAATGATGAAGCACGTCATCCTCATCTACTTGTTCACAGGCTTTATAGCGCCGCTTGCATCATCAGTATGGAACACCTATGGCTCCATATACTCTGTCAGGATACTAGGTGTCTCGAACACCGAGTGGGGTATTGTAAGCACGGTGGGCACGGCCTCCTCGATCATTGCATCGCTGATACTGGCATCCGTGATCAGTGAAAACTATGTTGCAGTAATGGTTACAACAAGTGTTCTCTCAGCTGCATCATACCTGTTCTTCGCCTCCCCTACGCTGATGGGGGTGAGCCCGATGACTGCTCTGGTAGCCGGCAGTGTGAGTGGGGCTATAGGTGGAGCCCTCATGGGACCGGTGATTTCCGCAATGCTTACAAGGATACTCCCAGTAGAGCTCCGTGGAAGAGCTGCAGGCATCCAGAGATTCATTGAAAACATGGGTTGGGCTCTTGCAAGCTACATCGGTGGATTACTCTACGTGTGGCTTGGCGCCGTGGGAAGCCTGCTGGCTTCAAGCGTTCTCAGCGTGGCAGCATTCATATATCTCTACCTGGTCTTCAGGAGTCTGAGAACCCTTCTCAACTAA
- the cas4 gene encoding CRISPR-associated protein Cas4, with protein sequence MYRASSLVTEALYRRVIGEHMARMGELRDGSTIYVTDLVACSHKYHMRRKYPELTIGFEPSMVLGELLHKGLEEVLKGEGYEVEKSVEVPVEIDGARYIVKGRVDAYNPGTRTVVEIKSSRTSRGIPKPHHVEQLNIYLNIMDVESGILVYVTSDKIVEYVIPRERVDVTGLVRNTLGNLVHPRYEWECEYCVFRRLCPYAREEGEKLYTDTGRK encoded by the coding sequence ATGTATAGGGCGTCATCACTGGTTACAGAGGCCCTCTACAGGCGTGTCATAGGGGAGCACATGGCTAGGATGGGTGAGTTGAGGGACGGTAGCACAATATATGTAACGGATCTAGTTGCATGCAGCCACAAGTACCACATGAGGAGAAAGTACCCGGAGCTGACAATAGGCTTCGAGCCCTCCATGGTTCTAGGGGAGCTCCTCCATAAAGGGTTAGAGGAGGTGTTGAAGGGCGAGGGCTACGAGGTTGAGAAAAGCGTTGAAGTACCAGTGGAGATAGATGGAGCCAGGTACATTGTTAAAGGAAGGGTTGACGCCTATAATCCCGGTACTAGAACCGTGGTTGAAATAAAGAGCTCCAGGACCTCTAGAGGCATTCCTAAGCCACACCATGTTGAACAGTTGAATATATACCTGAACATCATGGATGTCGAATCAGGGATCCTGGTGTATGTTACAAGCGATAAGATAGTGGAATACGTTATTCCACGGGAAAGAGTCGACGTAACTGGCCTAGTCAGGAACACGTTGGGCAACCTAGTCCACCCGCGATACGAGTGGGAATGCGAGTACTGCGTGTTCAGGAGGCTGTGTCCATATGCTAGAGAGGAAGGGGAGAAGCTCTACACGGATACTGGTAGGAAGTGA
- a CDS encoding DHH family phosphoesterase produces MSGSVKRVFVAGDWDADGVIAAALIVYSQEKAGQYPLESKAVVDKTPLDPDRAKYFLANFKGGYDVAVFLDIPYSEHLGNAIKMMRNHFGVSKIIFVDHHVTSLQKAKELQSIVDVALIDHRMPTAGLVLEELNRRGISVHQRLRSFVEVVKYMDTGRRVPDQYMKLFELTKMFSKALTVVRDEALWSKIVDWLATPTPMPMPLDEALWSKVKAVIEERDKEVAEKAVELAVGAIKIGDFRFIDARNKWKKRGVTALASKLSTILKAPVILLAGTNREYFLLVIKASHGRAYRIAKYLVGEGIALDIAGHPNLAIVRLPKDLEKQDLVDKLHHAIYYSS; encoded by the coding sequence GTGTCTGGAAGCGTGAAGAGAGTGTTCGTGGCAGGTGACTGGGATGCAGACGGCGTTATTGCAGCAGCCCTCATAGTGTACAGTCAGGAGAAAGCCGGGCAATACCCTTTAGAATCCAAGGCGGTGGTTGACAAGACTCCTCTGGACCCGGATAGGGCTAAGTACTTCCTGGCTAACTTCAAGGGGGGATACGATGTAGCAGTATTCCTCGACATACCGTACAGTGAGCACCTCGGTAACGCCATTAAGATGATGAGGAACCACTTCGGGGTTTCAAAGATAATATTCGTCGACCACCATGTCACAAGCCTCCAGAAGGCGAAGGAGCTGCAGAGCATAGTTGACGTGGCGCTCATCGATCACAGGATGCCTACAGCAGGGCTCGTACTAGAGGAGCTGAATAGGAGAGGTATAAGTGTTCACCAGAGGCTGCGGAGCTTTGTTGAAGTCGTCAAATACATGGATACTGGGAGAAGAGTGCCCGATCAATACATGAAGCTATTCGAGCTAACCAAGATGTTCTCGAAAGCCCTCACGGTTGTAAGGGATGAGGCACTCTGGTCCAAGATCGTTGACTGGCTTGCCACGCCAACCCCTATGCCGATGCCACTTGACGAAGCCCTCTGGAGCAAGGTTAAAGCAGTCATAGAGGAGAGGGATAAGGAGGTAGCTGAGAAGGCCGTTGAACTCGCGGTTGGCGCAATCAAGATAGGGGACTTCCGCTTCATTGACGCGAGGAACAAGTGGAAGAAAAGAGGGGTTACAGCATTAGCGTCGAAGCTTTCAACGATACTTAAGGCACCTGTAATACTCTTAGCTGGAACCAACAGGGAGTACTTCCTCCTGGTGATAAAGGCATCGCATGGAAGAGCATACAGGATAGCGAAATACCTTGTAGGAGAGGGGATAGCCTTAGATATAGCAGGCCACCCCAACCTAGCCATCGTGAGGCTGCCGAAGGATCTCGAGAAGCAGGACCTGGTGGATAAACTCCACCATGCAATATATTATTCATCATAG
- the cyaB gene encoding class IV adenylate cyclase has protein sequence MSHGLQVETEVKLRITGDPGIVEENLLSHGFIKVDECVERDIYFKHPCRDLSLSDEAVRLRYRSCRNSGEHLVLTYKGPRISREGVLKARMEVEARLQPGEIHSMVKLLEYIGFPKLASFTKKRFIFHKDGLEATIDELMGVGFFLEVELKKPDAVKALQDLLRGLSNVTVMVKETYLEICLETGRCIDEQGSFPT, from the coding sequence GTGTCACATGGGTTGCAGGTGGAAACAGAGGTCAAGTTAAGGATAACCGGGGATCCAGGCATCGTTGAGGAAAACTTGTTGAGCCACGGCTTCATAAAGGTTGACGAATGCGTTGAAAGAGACATATACTTCAAGCATCCATGCAGGGATCTATCGCTGAGCGATGAAGCCGTGAGGTTACGCTACAGGTCGTGCAGGAACAGCGGTGAACACTTGGTCTTAACCTATAAGGGGCCGAGGATCAGCAGGGAAGGAGTGCTCAAAGCGAGAATGGAGGTGGAGGCAAGGCTTCAGCCCGGTGAGATACACAGCATGGTCAAGCTCCTGGAATACATTGGCTTCCCCAAGCTAGCATCCTTCACAAAGAAGCGGTTCATCTTCCATAAGGATGGCTTGGAGGCAACTATAGACGAGCTCATGGGTGTCGGCTTCTTCCTCGAGGTAGAGTTAAAGAAGCCTGATGCCGTGAAAGCCCTGCAAGACTTACTAAGGGGACTCTCCAATGTAACAGTGATGGTTAAGGAAACATACCTCGAGATATGCTTAGAGACAGGGAGGTGTATTGATGAGCAGGGTTCTTTCCCTACTTGA
- a CDS encoding ABC transporter permease subunit produces MSRDEVGRVASKVMWLVFRVSLTVAGFLVLFALLYPVFFIVLQSFYSKPSLIEDPVKALGMLTIENYVRAVASPEFASAIQMSLLISLLTVLVSVVVITPAAYAFSRFHFKGRDMVLYIYLILSQAGGGFGVVAVIALLMFLLVLSSYGVPAYGWHVLPLIYSAGLVPFQTWLLKSYFDNLPRELDEAAFIDGADWGTIIYRIVLPSSRPAVIIITLFAFMSAWGEFFIANLLRVNTIGAYIYMTAFGERGLQDPSVYAALSLIYAFPIIVIYMVAQRYMGEAYRLGIVKG; encoded by the coding sequence ATGTCTCGAGACGAGGTGGGAAGAGTGGCCTCTAAGGTAATGTGGCTTGTATTCAGGGTCTCCCTGACCGTGGCAGGCTTCCTAGTGTTATTCGCATTGCTCTACCCAGTGTTCTTCATAGTTCTACAGTCTTTCTACTCTAAGCCAAGCCTTATCGAGGACCCGGTCAAGGCCCTGGGTATGCTGACGATTGAGAACTATGTTAGAGCTGTGGCTAGCCCTGAGTTCGCGAGCGCCATCCAGATGAGCCTGCTGATAAGTTTACTCACAGTATTGGTCTCAGTGGTCGTGATAACTCCGGCGGCATACGCGTTCTCGAGGTTCCATTTCAAGGGCAGGGACATGGTGCTCTACATATATCTCATACTGAGCCAGGCGGGAGGAGGCTTCGGCGTCGTCGCCGTAATAGCCCTGCTAATGTTCCTCCTGGTGTTAAGCTCCTATGGTGTGCCAGCGTATGGTTGGCATGTCCTCCCCTTGATCTACAGTGCCGGGCTCGTCCCATTCCAGACATGGCTGCTTAAATCATACTTCGACAACCTTCCCAGAGAGCTGGATGAAGCGGCATTCATTGATGGTGCTGACTGGGGCACCATAATATATAGGATAGTGCTGCCTTCATCCAGGCCAGCGGTAATAATCATCACCCTGTTCGCATTCATGAGTGCGTGGGGAGAGTTCTTCATAGCGAACCTCCTACGCGTCAACACTATAGGTGCATACATATACATGACGGCTTTCGGCGAGCGCGGTCTCCAGGATCCATCAGTGTATGCTGCCCTCTCCCTGATCTACGCTTTCCCGATAATAGTGATATACATGGTTGCACAGAGATACATGGGAGAAGCCTACAGGCTCGGCATAGTTAAAGGCTAG
- a CDS encoding extracellular solute-binding protein, producing the protein MSQALTKTQALILVFLIIVAVAGVFIAMQWLSSSQSSTTTTPPLTTTTTTGTTTTTATTTTTTPAGNTIVIGSTVIHVSSEFKQFVEDAKAGRVSVKIYFGHALTENERKAFQDIISMFKNEYPGIEVVEVAYSGMDVLKSQISAIATLSPEQRSNYIGKVPDLFTWAHDWIGSFADKGYILPLEEVLSSDTIINDIAPNLLPIALSAVTYNLKTYGLPYAGETIALIVNKNLVPNPPASFDEMLQVMKSFTNRNTGSYGLSYQADPYHLYPFVTAFGGYYYDEATKSIGVNSTGTKQGIKFYIQNVLPYVDVSDLGLTYQTNLFLNGKTPMMITGPWNIATINKSLGLSNIAIAPLPNIGDKVPKPFSGYRGIYITLMANVGGRERLYASVLFTLYVALNDNALKILVDKNNYVPVKNTMITYIQENKDKYPIVYGFLTQLMRSVPMPKDPMMDKVWNVGTYINAILGKYSEALQSGKTVDQAVAETLSVVDQQLDEAYASIVGK; encoded by the coding sequence ATGAGCCAGGCCCTCACGAAGACGCAAGCCCTGATACTCGTCTTCCTCATCATTGTAGCTGTCGCCGGAGTCTTCATCGCGATGCAGTGGCTCTCATCCTCGCAGTCCTCGACGACAACAACACCGCCTCTTACAACGACAACCACTACTGGTACAACAACTACCACCGCGACAACAACGACTACCACGCCCGCTGGAAACACGATAGTCATAGGCAGCACCGTCATCCATGTATCAAGCGAGTTCAAGCAGTTCGTTGAAGACGCGAAGGCTGGGCGGGTCAGTGTCAAGATATACTTCGGCCATGCTTTAACGGAGAACGAGCGTAAGGCGTTCCAGGACATAATAAGCATGTTTAAGAACGAGTACCCAGGCATAGAGGTGGTTGAGGTAGCGTACTCGGGAATGGACGTGTTAAAGAGCCAGATTAGTGCGATAGCCACGTTGTCTCCTGAGCAGAGAAGCAACTACATAGGCAAGGTTCCCGACCTCTTCACATGGGCGCACGACTGGATAGGGAGTTTCGCTGATAAAGGCTACATACTTCCACTGGAAGAGGTTCTCAGCTCCGACACCATCATAAATGACATTGCGCCAAACCTGCTGCCCATAGCTCTCTCCGCTGTAACATACAACCTGAAAACATATGGGTTACCCTACGCTGGTGAAACTATTGCACTGATAGTCAATAAGAATCTTGTACCAAACCCGCCGGCATCCTTTGACGAGATGCTTCAGGTAATGAAGTCCTTCACGAACAGGAACACGGGTAGCTATGGTCTCTCATATCAGGCTGACCCATACCACTTATATCCATTCGTCACGGCTTTCGGAGGCTACTACTATGATGAAGCCACTAAGAGCATAGGTGTGAACTCGACTGGCACTAAGCAGGGAATAAAATTCTATATACAGAACGTCCTACCATATGTGGATGTATCGGACTTAGGGCTAACCTACCAGACAAACCTCTTCCTGAACGGGAAGACACCAATGATGATTACTGGGCCCTGGAACATTGCAACAATAAACAAGTCACTTGGACTCAGCAACATAGCGATCGCGCCTCTACCAAACATAGGTGACAAGGTGCCTAAGCCGTTCAGCGGATATAGGGGGATTTATATTACCCTGATGGCTAATGTGGGCGGCAGGGAGCGCCTCTATGCTTCGGTCCTCTTCACACTATATGTTGCATTGAATGATAATGCGTTGAAGATATTGGTGGACAAGAACAACTATGTGCCGGTGAAGAACACGATGATAACATATATCCAGGAGAATAAGGACAAGTATCCAATAGTCTACGGCTTCCTCACGCAGCTCATGAGGAGTGTACCCATGCCAAAGGATCCGATGATGGATAAAGTGTGGAATGTCGGAACATACATTAACGCTATACTGGGGAAGTACAGTGAGGCATTACAGTCCGGTAAAACAGTCGATCAGGCTGTGGCAGAGACACTCAGCGTTGTCGACCAGCAGTTGGATGAGGCCTACGCTAGTATTGTTGGCAAGTAG
- a CDS encoding carbohydrate ABC transporter permease produces MSSRRHLYPARIGFLMAIASIVLYFFFNIWPLAFSIGMAFTNAREDNLFVAPEVMRNYDNAIACASFMKTNVTLSLAVSRVFADIADTMDRLSSSTSALMSLVNKSQNPSEDPMVLLGIQSLYAESLRLRTIPGTVNSVLNCSSYGFATSKSLIEPRILDDLNNIYNVVSEISSYYASMSRDSLLSRLSQILELSKGASTYFRNMSSDFQGYLDNYIESVRGEKESKMLRFIGLDNFARLFTDPRFYYSLYKTTVFVATSVPLKLLLGIGLAFFYSTPLIYGRRVLRGLALAPWALPLLLSGLTWRFLFSPSGQLGRLFGIQLFTDEWQAFLVYNLFEAWLAYPFIMTVTMGALSGVSREVIEASYIDGASLWQRLRHVVLPLVSKPLMLAAILTTGASLQAFMVPLLLNGGGPTRVITVPYFGSKTGNVNEMIILFGYNRAITDKEWGYAAATYLIVVLIIMVYVAVWMYVSRRGGKSGL; encoded by the coding sequence ATGTCCAGTAGGCGACACCTTTACCCGGCTAGAATAGGGTTCTTGATGGCTATCGCAAGCATAGTCCTCTACTTCTTCTTCAACATATGGCCCCTTGCATTCTCAATCGGCATGGCCTTCACCAATGCTAGGGAAGACAATTTATTCGTGGCACCGGAGGTCATGAGGAACTATGATAACGCCATAGCGTGCGCCAGCTTCATGAAGACCAATGTGACTCTAAGTCTAGCGGTCTCCAGGGTCTTCGCCGATATAGCGGATACTATGGATAGACTATCCAGTAGTACTAGTGCATTGATGAGCCTAGTGAACAAGTCCCAGAACCCCTCGGAGGATCCGATGGTACTACTTGGAATACAATCGCTTTACGCTGAGTCACTGAGGCTTAGAACCATACCGGGCACAGTTAACTCGGTGTTGAATTGCAGTAGCTACGGGTTCGCCACCTCGAAGAGCTTGATTGAACCCAGGATCCTGGACGACCTCAACAACATCTACAATGTGGTCTCAGAGATCTCCTCGTACTATGCCTCGATGTCCAGGGACAGCTTGTTGAGCAGGCTCTCACAGATCCTTGAACTGAGTAAAGGCGCCTCCACATACTTCAGGAACATGTCGAGCGATTTCCAAGGCTACCTGGACAACTATATTGAAAGCGTTAGGGGTGAGAAGGAGTCAAAGATGCTTCGATTCATCGGGCTCGACAATTTTGCCAGACTATTCACCGACCCAAGGTTCTACTACTCACTATATAAGACAACGGTATTCGTTGCAACCAGCGTGCCCCTCAAGCTACTCCTTGGAATAGGGTTGGCTTTCTTCTACTCAACACCACTCATATATGGGAGAAGGGTGCTAAGGGGACTCGCACTGGCTCCATGGGCTCTACCACTATTGCTTTCAGGGTTGACTTGGCGCTTCTTGTTCTCCCCCAGCGGGCAACTGGGTAGGCTGTTTGGAATACAGTTGTTCACCGATGAATGGCAGGCCTTCCTAGTATACAACCTGTTCGAGGCATGGTTAGCCTACCCCTTCATAATGACTGTTACCATGGGGGCTCTCTCAGGGGTTTCCAGGGAAGTCATTGAAGCCTCCTACATAGATGGGGCATCCCTGTGGCAGCGCCTCAGACACGTTGTCCTCCCACTAGTCTCCAAACCCCTCATGTTGGCCGCGATACTTACAACCGGTGCATCGCTCCAGGCTTTCATGGTGCCATTGCTCCTGAACGGGGGTGGACCCACCAGGGTGATAACAGTACCGTACTTCGGGAGCAAGACGGGTAATGTCAACGAGATGATAATTCTATTCGGATACAACAGGGCTATAACTGATAAGGAGTGGGGTTATGCAGCAGCCACGTATCTAATCGTAGTATTGATAATAATGGTCTATGTAGCGGTCTGGATGTATGTCTCGAGACGAGGTGGGAAGAGTGGCCTCTAA
- a CDS encoding phosphoadenosine phosphosulfate reductase family protein translates to MHRGRVVDEGWLCWDVRRNAPRLNCRKWRMKHDYWLAGSYERRLVEDMVRREFNASYSLQGKVMVVHRAPKPSPDAALALELFADGVRLGVVEYRLGEGWRLHPSGGLASLLHSTGVQVVEAESSGRRVKGKKVRVSGDVHGAKWVILDLGRHVGVGRVIDADGRVVKVKDVVPKGFKPLQASSSSIVVDVNRDIVEEAVEEASVFLEKATGRVTGSIAVSYSGGADSTATLMLAGRVIDPGRLIVVYVDTGMDLPGVKEYSMRVLGRLGVNPYVVSSGLDPLAEIASRGLPTRENRWCTRILKLEPLRRFYSEHGVKLVIEGARSRESSGRAATPRIGENPLIPGVIRVLPIKHWSRLLVQLYLISEGVELNPLYDEGFTRLGCILCPAMHPHELELSFSKHREWFTMLEERTGLTLRDIVEAFYSVKHVNGPGGI, encoded by the coding sequence TTGCATCGTGGACGAGTAGTGGATGAGGGCTGGCTTTGCTGGGATGTGAGGAGGAATGCGCCGAGGCTAAACTGCAGGAAGTGGAGGATGAAACACGACTACTGGTTAGCAGGGTCATATGAAAGGAGGCTCGTGGAAGACATGGTGAGACGGGAATTCAATGCATCCTATAGTCTTCAGGGAAAGGTAATGGTGGTTCACCGAGCCCCGAAACCATCACCTGATGCCGCATTAGCCCTCGAGCTTTTCGCAGATGGAGTGAGGCTTGGCGTAGTAGAATACAGGCTTGGTGAGGGTTGGAGGCTTCACCCAAGCGGTGGATTAGCCAGCTTACTCCACAGTACAGGAGTACAGGTGGTTGAGGCTGAGTCAAGCGGGAGGAGGGTGAAGGGTAAGAAGGTGAGGGTCTCCGGGGATGTCCATGGTGCTAAATGGGTTATCCTAGACCTAGGTAGACACGTGGGTGTAGGCAGGGTTATCGATGCAGATGGAAGAGTAGTCAAGGTGAAGGATGTAGTGCCAAAGGGGTTTAAACCTCTGCAAGCCTCCAGCAGTAGCATTGTTGTCGACGTGAACAGGGATATAGTTGAGGAGGCTGTTGAAGAGGCCTCGGTGTTCCTTGAGAAAGCTACTGGAAGGGTGACCGGCAGCATAGCTGTATCTTACAGTGGCGGCGCAGACTCCACAGCTACACTGATGCTGGCTGGGAGGGTCATAGACCCCGGGAGACTAATAGTCGTCTACGTTGATACAGGGATGGATCTGCCCGGCGTCAAAGAGTACTCTATGAGAGTGTTAGGGAGGCTTGGCGTCAACCCATATGTGGTGTCATCCGGCCTCGATCCCCTTGCGGAGATAGCCTCCAGGGGGCTGCCCACCCGTGAAAACAGGTGGTGTACAAGGATATTGAAGCTTGAACCCCTGAGGAGGTTCTACAGTGAGCACGGTGTGAAACTCGTCATAGAGGGAGCCAGGAGCAGGGAGAGCAGTGGGAGGGCTGCGACGCCGAGAATAGGGGAGAATCCATTGATACCAGGGGTGATCAGGGTGTTACCGATTAAGCACTGGAGCAGGCTGCTTGTCCAACTATACTTGATCAGTGAGGGCGTCGAGTTAAACCCGCTTTACGATGAGGGCTTCACCAGGCTGGGATGCATACTGTGCCCTGCTATGCACCCCCACGAGCTTGAACTATCCTTCAGCAAGCACCGCGAATGGTTCACGATGCTCGAGGAGCGGACTGGATTAACATTGAGGGACATAGTGGAGGCGTTCTACTCGGTTAAACATGTTAATGGGCCCGGCGGGATTTGA
- a CDS encoding histone deacetylase, with translation MVRVIVSARSAYMHRPVGYHPENPGRIPRIVESLRRSSIDYEWLESSVLNTREALEIATRIHSRSYVGKILEMAGRAPLNIDEDTYISKDSVELALETLGESYRLALQQGNGVVFYIARPPGHHAGVRGRATGARTQGFCIFNNAVAAVKGFMDRGLGKVAVLDFDAHYGNGSMEILYGARVLQVDLHQDTRTIPVFPLLPGSVGSGEGYGFKVGIPLEPGTGDDSYVEVLEAVWRVIERYNPEAFVVSAGFDGFRGDGLTDLVLTEYTFHRLGEMIRGLGVPTVVVLEGGYSSGLDKGVAAFIKGLKGVAAGYKPARTVHRVVRRVNLERAISIISWVEKHVY, from the coding sequence ATGGTTAGGGTGATAGTATCAGCTAGGTCAGCATACATGCATAGGCCGGTGGGGTATCACCCGGAGAACCCGGGGCGGATTCCAAGAATAGTTGAAAGCCTCCGGAGAAGCAGTATTGATTACGAGTGGCTGGAGTCAAGTGTGCTGAATACGCGTGAGGCACTTGAGATCGCCACGAGGATACATAGTAGGAGCTATGTTGGGAAGATACTGGAGATGGCTGGTAGAGCACCATTGAATATAGATGAAGACACCTATATCTCCAAGGATAGCGTGGAGCTAGCATTGGAAACACTTGGTGAGTCATATAGACTTGCCCTGCAACAAGGCAACGGGGTGGTCTTCTACATAGCGAGGCCGCCGGGCCACCATGCAGGGGTGAGGGGGAGGGCTACAGGTGCACGCACCCAGGGATTCTGCATATTCAACAATGCCGTAGCAGCCGTGAAGGGATTCATGGATAGAGGGTTGGGGAAAGTAGCTGTATTAGACTTCGACGCGCACTACGGGAACGGCTCCATGGAGATACTCTACGGTGCAAGAGTACTCCAAGTGGACCTTCATCAGGATACCCGTACAATACCTGTGTTCCCCTTGCTACCCGGTTCAGTTGGATCCGGGGAGGGCTACGGCTTCAAAGTAGGGATTCCACTGGAGCCCGGTACCGGCGATGACTCCTACGTGGAGGTCTTGGAGGCAGTGTGGAGGGTCATTGAGAGATATAATCCAGAGGCCTTCGTGGTGTCAGCAGGGTTCGACGGCTTCAGGGGCGATGGGTTAACGGATCTAGTTCTCACCGAGTACACCTTTCATAGGCTGGGAGAGATGATCAGGGGCCTCGGGGTTCCAACAGTGGTGGTTTTAGAAGGCGGGTATTCAAGCGGCCTAGACAAAGGTGTGGCAGCATTCATCAAAGGGTTGAAGGGTGTTGCCGCAGGATATAAGCCTGCTAGGACGGTTCACCGTGTTGTCCGCCGGGTTAACTTGGAGAGAGCCATTAGCATAATTAGCTGGGTTGAGAAACATGTGTATTGA
- the pgsA gene encoding archaetidylinositol phosphate synthase — protein MLNKLRGRIVLVMERLAKPLVLLGVSPHALTVSSMLVLLVGVFVFAYTSNTLLYLIFIAASSMLDALDGTVARVTGRTSRFGAFLDSTVDRVNDAAMIWSLSILGFNQTYIVLLLVSSMLVSYVRARGESLGAQLMGIGLIERPERILGIVLILLLYNASIHLAEILLLILAILSAATVLQRILQVYRFLGTGD, from the coding sequence TTGCTGAACAAGCTGCGTGGGAGAATAGTATTGGTCATGGAGAGGCTGGCGAAACCCCTTGTACTCCTAGGTGTATCGCCCCACGCCCTTACGGTTTCCTCGATGCTGGTGCTCCTGGTAGGTGTATTTGTCTTCGCGTACACCTCTAACACCCTCCTCTACCTTATTTTCATAGCTGCGTCAAGCATGCTGGACGCGCTTGATGGAACGGTTGCCCGGGTAACCGGCAGGACGAGTAGGTTTGGAGCCTTTCTGGATTCAACCGTGGACAGGGTTAATGACGCGGCAATGATATGGTCTCTCAGCATCCTTGGATTCAACCAAACATACATAGTCCTGCTCCTCGTATCCTCGATGCTGGTAAGCTATGTTAGGGCTCGCGGTGAAAGCCTTGGTGCACAGTTGATGGGTATCGGGCTCATTGAGAGACCTGAGAGGATCCTTGGGATCGTATTGATACTGCTACTCTACAATGCATCAATCCACCTGGCTGAGATCCTCCTGTTGATCCTTGCAATCCTTTCAGCTGCAACGGTCCTCCAGAGGATCCTACAAGTGTACAGGTTTCTAGGCACCGGGGACTAA